A window of Microbispora hainanensis genomic DNA:
GCCCACTGTTCACCGGCCTCGGGCCAGGTGCCCCAGCGGCGGTTCTGCCTGTCGTCGGAGCGGGCCGGCTCGATGCCGTCGTTGACGGCGGCCACGCTCTCCCAGGGCGAGGTGTAGGAGGCCGAGGCGGTGGCAGACGGGGCGACGTCCACGACGGCGGCGTCGGCGTGCGCGGGCGCCAGCAGGAAGCCTGCGACCAGCGCGAAAACGGCGAGCAGTCGCCTCATGCCTGTCTCCTTCGCGGCTGCGCGCTCACCGGCCGCTGTCGGGGGAAGTGCTGTGGAGCGGGAGTGATCCGAGTTTTTTCCGCCACAAAAGGGGTGTCAAGTCCCTATCCGGAACGATGTGACGGAGGGGGTCGCGAGCCGGCAGGGCTCCCGCTGAAGATGGCCCGGTGAATTCGGGATAACTCGCTGATTTTAGGATGATCTGGTTGTTTGAGGATGACGAGGTGGTTTTCGGGATGACGGCGCGTGGATGACAGGGGGGCCGGGGGGCCGCCCGCTCCGCATGACGGGGTGGTCCGGGGTGAGTCCGTGGTCTGCGATGAGCCGGCGGGTCGCGACGGCCCGGTGGCCGGGGACGGGGCGCGGCCGAAGGACGACGCGGCACTGCGGAGCCCGGTGAAGCAGCGACGGGACCACGCCCGGTCCGCCACGTGGACACGCCGCCTGGCGGTCACCGCGCTGGTGCTGGCCGCGCTCAACCTCCGCCCTGTGGTCACCAGCCTCGGGCCCGTGCTGGAAGAGGCCCGTGCCGCCCTCGGGATGAGCGGTACCATCGCCGGGCTGCTGACGTCGGTGCCGGCGGTGTGCTTCGCGCTGGTCGGCTCGGCCGCGCCGCGCCTGGCCCGCCGCTTCGGGCCGGACGGCGTCGTCTTCGCCGGGATGGCGGCGGTCGCGCTCGGGCTCGCCGTGCGGCCGTTCGTCGGCACCACCCCGGTCTTCCTCACGCTGAGCGGTCTCGCGCTGGCCGGGATCGCGGTCGCCAACGTGCTGCTGCCGGTCGTGGTCAAGCAACGCTTCCCCGACAAGGTCGGCATGATGACCGGCCTCTACTCCATGGCCCTCAATCTCGGCGCCTCGACCGCCGCCGCCGTCACCGTCCCGCTCGCCGGTGCGTTCGGTGGTGACTGGCGTGCCGGGCTCGGCGCCTGGGCCGTCCTCGCCGCCGTCGCCGTGCCGCCCTGGGCCGCCCTCGCCCGGGACGGCAGGAGGGAGGCCGCGCATCAGGCCGGGCACCAGGCCGCGCACCAGGCCGGGCACCAGGCCGGGCACCAGGCAGGGCAGCGGACCGGGCGAGAAGCCGCGCCGGGGGCCGAGCGGGCGGCGCGCGGGGACGCCCCCGCGGAGGCCGGAACGGCCGTACGGGTGGCACGCAGCCCCGTGGCCTGGGCGCTCGCGCTCTTCTTCGGCCTGCAGTCCAGCTCGGCGTACGTGATCATCGGCTGGCTGCCTCAGATCTTCCGCGACGCCGGGCTGTCCGCCGAGACCGCCGGTCTGCTGTTCGCCGTCACCTCGGTGCTCGGGGTGCCGCTGTCCTTCCTGCTGGCCGCCGTCGCCGGCCGGTTGCGGAACCAGAGCGGCATCGCGGTCCTGCTCGGTGCGTTCGGGCTCGCCGGGTACGCCGGGGTGTGGGCGGCCCCCGCCGCCGCGCCCTGGCTGTGGGCGGTGCTCCTCGGCGTGGCCAACTGCGCCTTCCCGCTGGTGCTCACCATGATCGCCATGCGGGGGAGGGACGGCGCGACCGTGATCCGGCTGTCCGCCTTCGCACAGAGCGTCGGCTATCTGCTGTCGGTCCCCGGGCCCATCCTCGTCGGAGCGCTCTACCAGCACACCGGCGGCTGGCACGGGCCGCTTGCCCTCGTGGTCTGCCTCATGACGGCGCAGACCGCGGCCGGATACTTCGCGGGCCGCGACCGGCAGGTCTGACCTCTCGTCGCTCCTCCGGCCATCACGGGAGACGTGCGGCAGCAGGCCTTCGTCGCGCGGAAAATCGTTGGACGGCGGCGTACGCCCATGGCGATCGTGGGGAGCATGCGTCAGGAGGAGATCTGGAACACCGAAACCGCCCAGAACTACGACACGCCGGGCGCCGGGATGTTCGCGCCCGAGGTCCTCGGACCGACCGTCGATCGCCTCGCCGAACTCGCGGGTGACGGGCGGGCGCTCGAATTCGCCATCGGAACCGGCCGTGTGGCCGTGCCGCTCGCCGAGCGTGGCGTA
This region includes:
- a CDS encoding MFS transporter produces the protein MVCDEPAGRDGPVAGDGARPKDDAALRSPVKQRRDHARSATWTRRLAVTALVLAALNLRPVVTSLGPVLEEARAALGMSGTIAGLLTSVPAVCFALVGSAAPRLARRFGPDGVVFAGMAAVALGLAVRPFVGTTPVFLTLSGLALAGIAVANVLLPVVVKQRFPDKVGMMTGLYSMALNLGASTAAAVTVPLAGAFGGDWRAGLGAWAVLAAVAVPPWAALARDGRREAAHQAGHQAAHQAGHQAGHQAGQRTGREAAPGAERAARGDAPAEAGTAVRVARSPVAWALALFFGLQSSSAYVIIGWLPQIFRDAGLSAETAGLLFAVTSVLGVPLSFLLAAVAGRLRNQSGIAVLLGAFGLAGYAGVWAAPAAAPWLWAVLLGVANCAFPLVLTMIAMRGRDGATVIRLSAFAQSVGYLLSVPGPILVGALYQHTGGWHGPLALVVCLMTAQTAAGYFAGRDRQV